One region of Candidatus Thorarchaeota archaeon genomic DNA includes:
- a CDS encoding DUF47 family protein, translating into MVLDNGRYISSELAKMTQVLDEHFRIASSAIKVLSSAIANWLDDGKTVSPEDLAKMTEMEVKGDELKRTILNNLASANTLMQREDLLRLVHYNDKLIDGAEIACYHLAAITHVWRPEGKLREKVSELSTMILEIVSHQREAIRFLSINIETSIAKTDDICRTEKAIDAVMRDVWALLYPSKVPLEQILHMRDFVNVLEEIANFSEDAANTIRGISLTLNT; encoded by the coding sequence ATGGTTCTCGACAATGGGCGATATATCAGTAGTGAGCTTGCGAAGATGACGCAGGTCCTTGACGAGCACTTCAGGATTGCGTCGTCTGCAATAAAGGTGCTAAGCAGTGCAATTGCGAATTGGCTGGACGATGGAAAGACGGTCAGTCCAGAAGACCTGGCGAAGATGACCGAGATGGAAGTCAAGGGCGACGAACTCAAACGGACCATTCTCAACAACCTTGCCTCCGCAAACACACTGATGCAACGCGAGGACCTTCTCAGACTGGTACACTACAACGACAAGCTGATTGACGGTGCAGAGATAGCCTGCTATCACCTTGCGGCCATAACACATGTGTGGCGCCCTGAAGGCAAGCTCAGAGAGAAGGTGTCCGAACTCAGCACGATGATTCTTGAGATTGTGTCCCATCAGAGAGAAGCCATCCGTTTCCTCTCAATCAACATCGAGACCTCCATTGCCAAGACTGACGACATATGCAGGACTGAGAAAGCGATAGATGCGGTAATGAGGGATGTCTGGGCCCTTCTGTACCCGAGTAAAGTGCCGCTGGAACAGATCCTTCATATGCGCGACTTTGTCAACGTGCTTGAGGAGATTGCCAACTTCAGTGAGGATGCTGCCAACACAATCCGTGGCATCTCTCTGACGCTCAACACGTGA
- a CDS encoding undecaprenyl-diphosphate phosphatase encodes MELWQLLVAVIQGLVEWLPISSEGQVVLFLYSTGAVNYEDVISLAIWLHLGTTMAVVARYPRDIVSLVTLRDRRLLRQLLIATAATAAVAIPLYFTLRTVVTAATGDLLNMLVGGLLIVTALMLYLPGKRGVDMTTQTSEHEASDKNMLLAGLAQGFSVLPGLSRSGLTISALLMQRIDKNTAFRLSFIMSVPAVLGILGLEVLLGHGVTSISPPDLMLIIAVVFFFGLLSMEALIRLAARVNFWRLCLILGAITVAFGLPALL; translated from the coding sequence ATGGAACTGTGGCAGCTGCTTGTGGCAGTGATTCAAGGGCTCGTTGAATGGCTCCCCATCAGCAGTGAAGGTCAGGTAGTGCTCTTCTTATACAGCACGGGAGCCGTGAACTACGAGGATGTGATCTCACTAGCAATCTGGCTACACTTGGGAACCACAATGGCCGTTGTGGCTCGCTATCCTCGGGACATTGTGAGTCTGGTGACTTTGAGAGACCGGAGACTACTACGACAACTGCTCATTGCCACCGCTGCCACAGCCGCCGTAGCTATCCCGCTATACTTCACACTCCGAACGGTTGTGACTGCAGCCACAGGAGATTTACTGAACATGTTGGTGGGCGGCTTGTTGATTGTTACCGCGCTCATGTTGTACCTTCCAGGGAAGAGGGGCGTGGACATGACCACTCAGACAAGCGAGCACGAGGCCTCAGACAAGAACATGCTGCTTGCCGGACTGGCGCAGGGCTTCTCCGTGCTACCGGGACTGAGCAGGTCTGGTCTGACCATCTCAGCGCTTCTCATGCAGCGAATCGACAAGAATACTGCGTTCCGACTCAGCTTCATCATGAGCGTGCCTGCAGTACTGGGGATACTCGGTCTAGAGGTGCTGCTCGGACACGGAGTGACCAGCATCTCGCCGCCAGACCTAATGCTCATAATTGCGGTGGTCTTCTTCTTCGGACTACTGTCCATGGAGGCGCTAATTAGACTTGCTGCCCGAGTCAACTTCTGGCGCCTGTGCCTCATACTGGGAGCCATAACTGTCGCCTTTGGACTGCCAGCGCTTCTATAG
- the endA gene encoding tRNA-intron lyase: MSDGTEGPAEAELVGERAIVWNPSQGMWLYALGYFGQPVGIRKPKSNVFDKPLELSLLECVYLVKKGLLAVHDSSVDRYLSEEELISLGLRRWDEFRDRALVYNELRERGYVIRPGLKFGTDFAVYEKGPGLDHAPFLVHVIPQKRGVLPLDIVRAGRLATSVRKKFIVATVKETGEIAYYSFVWHKP; the protein is encoded by the coding sequence ATGTCCGACGGCACAGAGGGACCAGCCGAAGCAGAGCTGGTCGGAGAACGTGCCATCGTCTGGAATCCTAGTCAGGGCATGTGGTTGTACGCACTAGGATACTTCGGTCAGCCGGTGGGCATCAGAAAGCCGAAGTCAAACGTCTTTGACAAGCCCTTGGAGCTGTCACTCCTTGAGTGTGTGTACCTTGTCAAGAAGGGACTGCTTGCAGTACATGACTCTAGTGTTGACCGATACTTGAGCGAAGAGGAACTCATCAGTCTGGGTCTTAGACGATGGGATGAGTTTCGGGACAGGGCACTAGTCTACAACGAGCTCAGGGAGAGAGGTTACGTGATTCGGCCGGGTCTTAAGTTCGGGACTGACTTTGCAGTCTACGAGAAGGGCCCCGGGCTTGACCATGCCCCCTTCCTAGTCCACGTCATTCCCCAGAAGAGAGGTGTCTTGCCACTGGACATCGTGAGAGCTGGTCGCCTCGCCACCAGCGTCCGCAAGAAGTTCATAGTTGCGACAGTCAAAGAGACTGGTGAGATTGCCTACTACTCCTTCGTCTGGCACAAGCCATAG
- a CDS encoding LysR family transcriptional regulator produces MDLGRLQPVWKLWIEKDGEYVFGAGTFKLLRAVQTTGSIAKSAESLGMSYRYAWGLIRNVEARLGTRVVETHRGGSTTGGLTGGGGARVTEAGIALMELYARVSEAFEKAMDNLS; encoded by the coding sequence TTGGATCTCGGAAGACTGCAACCGGTCTGGAAGTTGTGGATTGAGAAGGACGGCGAATATGTCTTCGGAGCTGGTACATTCAAGCTTCTGAGGGCTGTTCAGACGACCGGAAGCATCGCAAAGAGTGCAGAGAGCCTCGGCATGTCGTACAGGTACGCATGGGGCCTAATCCGAAATGTGGAGGCACGGCTTGGTACCAGGGTTGTGGAGACCCATCGAGGTGGCAGTACGACTGGTGGACTCACTGGTGGTGGTGGTGCCAGAGTCACAGAGGCAGGCATCGCACTGATGGAGCTGTACGCCCGTGTTAGCGAGGCGTTTGAGAAGGCTATGGACAATCTCTCATGA